Genomic window (Capricornis sumatraensis isolate serow.1 chromosome 1, serow.2, whole genome shotgun sequence):
GCCTGGGCTTCCTGCTCGCCCTCCTATGGAGACCTGGCCCTTTACCCTTTAACCCCTGGATGGGTCCGAAATAGACAAGATGTACAAATGTAAACttgttgattttattaaaaatccttttaattctttgttcctcctgtagttgttttttttcaataaaactcGTCTTGGTGAGAGGATGGTTTCCACCCCCAGGGCATCCAGCCTAAGGGGGTCCTAGAACTTAGTCCTCAGCCCTGGCGGCCCCTCCCAGCTCCACCAAGGACTTGTATTGGCCGCCTCGCGAACCCTGAGGTGTTACTTCACTAAATTGTAAGCAATGCACTTCTGTCTCCTGCAAAGTCTTTAGGTGCTGCTGGGCACCTTAAGGCCTTTGGATTCATCCTGCCCTGCAAAGTTCAACAAAGGAGATTTCTGGTTACTTCTCTGACAGGTGACCTTTAGCCAAATACTCCTAAAGAAACTTTCTGCCCTTCGGTTTCTAGCCCTGAATATGTTCAGaggatatttgtgtgtgtgtggtcgccaagtcatgtccagctctttgccaccccaaggactacaacatgccaggcttccctgtccttagctATCTTCCAGTGTTTGCTCAAATAATGTCCAtcacagtctcatcctctgtcacccacttctcctgccctcagtcttccccagcatcagagtcttttccagtgagttggctgttcacatcaggtggccaaagtattggagcttcagcttcagcaccagtccttccaatgaatattcatcatAAGGAAGCCCCCAGATCAATTTCTAGATTCTTTTTCAATACAGTGCTGTTGAAGTTGTTTGGTCgttaagtagtgtctgactctttgcaactccatggactgtggcctgccaggctcctctgtccacgggattacctaggaaagaatgctggagtggattgccatttctttctccaggggaactaccagacccagggatagaacctgcatctcctgcattggcaggcaaattctttaccgctaagaCACCATGGACGCCCAAGTTGTGGAAGAGTATAATCTAAAttttgccaaaaaagaaaaatctacttttaatgtaatttttttaaactagagaaTCTTCAACTTTGGGTAAAAAAGAGATTTCATTCTACAACGAGAAAATTACctctataataatttttttaaaaatcagtaggtATTACTTTTAAAACTTGTCTTAAACCTAGGGAACATTCATAAGGATGGCAAGTACGCCATTCTCTTACACAATCTAAATCTAAACTTTATAGCATCACCTTGTGTCTAGTTAAGAACCTGCCTATACCTGCTTATTCCATCTTTTGAGAAGGGAAAGACTCAAGGAAAACGGAGAAGGGAGCCAGAGAGTGAAAAGGatctgagggcaggagagggtaTAAAGGAGATTTTACAAAGGTATAATGGAGATTTAGACGCTGGTGGACAAAAGTTGGGTGGAATATCACCCTAGGAGAGCAAGGGAGACCCCATGAGTGACCACACTGAGTGTGGCCTGAGCAGATGCACCTCACCTGCCTGAGCGGATGCACCTCAGCCGCCTGCTCCCCGGGAGCCTGGACCACCTAGTTCCCGGGAGGCCCCGCAAATCCGAGCCGGTGGCAGCCTTGGGGAGTCAGAGCCTCCTGCCTCCCACACTGTTTCTCCCTTGCATGCCTTGAAAGCAAGTTAGGTCTTTGCACTTTTCCTTGTGCATTTCTAAAATTATTCAGTCCTGTTTGTCTTTTATGGAGAGGTGCCTGACCCTCTCTTCACGGTTTAATAAAACATTCGAAGTCGTCATGACACCGCAGCCAAACACCGTCCGGAGGGGAGACGATGGCAGCATTTCAATGAGGGAGGAAATGAGAAACGCGTCCCCAGAGGACACTTCATAAGGAGCAGCAAACCTGTCTTTTCAAACACGCTTCTGAAAATGAGATTGGCTGTTTTTTTTCCAGCTGGGATGGTTGGTGAAGGGACAGTGGCTGCCAGACCAGAGGCAGCAGGAGGGAGCCAGGGGAGCTGGACCATGCAGATCCCGGGAAAGGAATCATCCTTACCACCCCACCCTTGGGGGTCGTTAGGTGTTTACCTGGACACATCCAGCCTGAGCTGGTGTATTGGCACCCTCGGATTCCTGATGCAGAAGGTAACGTTCCAGTCACATCTGAGTGTTTCTCACTAGGACGAGTTCTTTCTGTTCCCATCAGACTAAGTAGGAAAATGCCCTGTGAGCTGCAGTCTCTCCCTGGTTCCCTTGGAGCTAGGCACACTCCAGCACCTCTCCTAATCCTAGAGCACCTTATCCCCGGCTTCTCCAGGACTGTAGGGCAGACAGCGGAAGGTGAGTTAGGACTGCCTGGGGCAGTGAGTGACCTTAGATGCCCACCCCAAATAATGCGTACAAGTGCATGCAAGTGCACGCTCACACactcacagaaacacacacacacaccatgctcTTGTGTTCCAACATCTTTCACCAGGCCAGTGCGCTCAAACTGCTCAAGAAAAGGGAGGGCTAGGGACCCTAGGGGGAGGTTACATCCAGATAGTGTAAGAATGAAGAGGCAGTGGTCGCCCTGCGGGCAGCAGGGGAGGAAACAAGAGCTTGCTATTTACATAGGATTTTAGGACAAAGTTCACTGAAGGCTCAGCGAGGCTGGAGGGAATCAAGTAGGGGGTAAAATGAAAGTCAGAggtgagggacttctctggaggtccaggggttcagaatctgccttccaaggaagaggatgcaggttcgatccctgatccggggaCTAAGATCCcgcgagccacagctactgagcccgtgtgtatagagcctgtgctccacagcaagagaagcccgcTGCCGCaaggaagacccaccacagccaaaaaaaaaaaaaaaagtcaagaggtGAAACTAACTGGCTGGAATTACTGAGCAGGGTGGAGAGTTTTATTAAAACCGTGGGTGCTGCCTTGGGACCCCTACTGCTGAATCTCCCACTGGTCATCTAATCAGTAATGTCCTTCAGTCGTTGCAGCTCCATTAATGGCTTGCAGGGTCTAGGAAGTGATTGTGTCTTAGGAGATGTTTGACCCCAGATTCCCGGCTTGCTATCATGGCCCTGGCGCTAATTTTGGCAAGAACACAGCCTTCTACACGGAAAGAGCaataatactttatttaaaatatatacaaaattattactttgaaacatatatattactgtCCAACACACATCATATAACACTGATTGATGTAAATTTTGGTGCCTTCATTCATTAAGTTTGGGGATTTCTCTTTTACTCAAGGCTCCTGAAGAACATTCTCTTAAACGGCCACCGGAGGGGAGGTGCCCAGAGGCTTGGTCCCTGTGGCAGGTGGGCTTGCTCTCGGACACCACTAAGGCCATGCAGCTCTGCCTCGTGGGGACTGAGGGCAAACCCTGACCTTGCTGGGGGCTCACGGGACACAGACATGAGGGACACACCTCAATCAGTCACACACCAACTGCCCATCTTCAATCaacctctctctctcatctctctctctgtcacctctctctccctctcagtaTAAAAGGGTCTAGGGGCTCTGGGTCTGTGTATAAAAGGAGGGTGAGGTTGGTGAGAAAAGTGCCAACTATTTTCTGGAAAAGAACTCCTCTGGGCTTAGAGGAGTGTAAACTGTGTTATCCTTTTTTGCTTCTGTCACAGGAAGAGAATAAGGAGCTAGTCTGGTGATACCACACtggaaaggaaatgagaagaaagACACTCAGGGGAACATCTGTGTTCTTGCGCCAAATGTGAGTTCTGATTATCCTGAGATAACTCTGACATCTGCCTCCAGGCCCAGCCCCTGCCTCATTcaccagcccctcccaccccaccccaccccccatccccaacCACACAGTGCCTTACACCTCTTAGGCACTTAATGATAGATGAACGCAAGTTGGGGGGGTGGTGTCTACGAGTGGAACACACGCATTTTAGAATCAGAGTGTGTGAGAGGTGGTGGGGACCTTGGAGACCTTCTAGACCTGCTTCCTCAGGGATGGGGAAACCAAAGCCCAGAGAAACTGGGGAGAAACCAGCAAGGTCACATGACTCGTTTCTAACTGAGTTGGGCTTGGAATCATGTTTTCTACACTTCTCTTTAAATCTCCCACTCTCTTCAGATCTGAAAGTGTAAGGACAGTCCACAGAAGCAACCATGTGCCCTGAACTCAGGAAAGTCACTCCCAGCAGTGGAAGCTCCTGGTGATAGCAGTGGCCCAGGCAGTAGAGGCCCAGTAGCCGGGACAAGCACAAGGGTCCCCTCCAAGCATCTGCCCTTTGGATCACGGTCCTGCCTGGGCTGGGGGACCGGGGTCCCAGGGTCCCGGGGAAGCGGCACAGGCTATAGCTGTCAGACTCCTGCAGCCCTGAGTGAGGTAGAGGATCACAGAGGTCGTGGAGGTGGCCCAGTGGGGGTTGTATTCCCGCCGCTGTGACGGGGTGATGTGGCGGGCCTCagggcatcatgagaaacatgtAAACAAAGCCCCCAGCCACTTCTGAGACTGAAAGCAAGTCAACACAAGTACTTACTGAAAAGATGAATCGACAGGACAAGGCATGTGGTACCCGCTCATTGGTCAGATGGAAGGAGGGCCAGGTGGGGCGGGGCAGGAAGCAAGAAGAAGAGAAGGGGCAGGGCTGTCGCTGCTGGCCCAGAAGTGGCTTCAGGTGAGGGGCCATGGCGGGGAGGAGGGTTGAGGACATGCATGAGCACTGGGGTGGGCTTCTCCTCTCAGCTGAGCTGCCCTTGAACATTCTCTGGGCTTCGAACCACCAAGGTCTCCCCTGTATCACACGGGAGCTGAAAAGCCCAGGGCCCCTCTGCCTCCTATGTGACTTTGGTTTCCAGAAAGAATGGTTTGGCATCACCCCAAATGCACATCTGACCAACATTAAGAACTCTGCATGCTTCCAcgatgcacacacagacacaaacgcCTGTGAAGGATGCTGGCACCCCAGACAATGCCTGACCATCCAGAGATGGATGCACTGGGGTTTCGCACATCAGAACAGGCACCCGGGTGTCTCCAAGGCAGGCCTGGAGAGGGCTCTTTAGACAGAGCCTTCCTCCTGCCACTCAGCCAACCTCCCTCCTGCTCCCCTTCCTCCCTAACTTTCAGCCCCACTCCGGCAtcactcatagctcagttggtaaggaatctgcctgcaatgcaggagacccgggtttgatccctgggtcaggaaggttccttggagaaggaaacggcaacccactccagtattcttgcctggaaaatcccatggacagaggagcctgggaggctacagtccatggggtcgaaatagtcggacacgactgagagactaaaccgccaccacctGCATCACTGCACGCATCTCCCCTTTGGTCCTGATGGCCTTCGGGTTTCCAGCAGACCCGCGCTGCTGTTCTGcagcaagaaacagaaataattcaTCGTGCAAACGCGGGAGCCCGTTTCCCTGGTGACCAGCGGGTCCCTTTGTGCTAAGCGCTGACTGCTCGGGAGTCCCAGGAAGTCAAGTTGGGGGCAGATGGGGGCTATTGCTCGCCCCTCCCCTACACCGCGGACTGGTTCTCCGTGCACGCATACACTGTGCTCGGCTGGATTCGCCTCCGGATCCGCTCAGGCACTTTGGGGAGGATCTGGAAGGTGGGGGGCAGCAGCTCCAGACAGGCCTCGCGGAACTTCTTGATCCGCCAGCAGTAGACGATAGGGTTGAAAACGGACTTGAGGTAGCTGAGCCCCAGCACGCAGGAGCTGGTGGCATAGAAAGAGGGGCCGCAGTAAAAGCGCCGGCTGAACACGGACAGCAGGCTGTACACCGAGTGCGGCAGCCAGCAGAGCGAGAAGCCCACGAAGAGGATCAGGATGGTGGTGAAGGCCTTGGTCTTGAAACTCAGGTCCAggctggcctgctgctgctgccgccggaGCCGCCGCAGGCAGGCGCGGGGCAGCCGGCGCAGGTCCAGGCGCTCGGACTGGTTGTGCACGCGCACCGCGTTCTTGCGCACCGCGTGCAGGACGCCCAGGTGGGCGCCGAGCATCACCGCAAAGGGAACGAAGAAGGCGGCGCCCACCAGAGTCAGCACGTAGGCGCGGCCGGCTGGGAGTTCGGTATAGCCCAGCACGC
Coding sequences:
- the GPR45 gene encoding probable G-protein coupled receptor 45, producing MACNQSSIETYEYLLPNASHEGDSRVPPPPATLRMSLAVLMMLTVVAGFLGNAAVCIIVYRRPAMRSAINLLLATLAFSDIMLCLCCLPFTAATLVTVRWHFGDSFCRLSAALYWFFVLEGVSILLIVSVDRFLIIAQRQDRLNPRRAKVIIAASWALSFCVSAPALAGWTLVEVPARAPQCVLGYTELPAGRAYVLTLVGAAFFVPFAVMLGAHLGVLHAVRKNAVRVHNQSERLDLRRLPRACLRRLRRQQQQASLDLSFKTKAFTTILILFVGFSLCWLPHSVYSLLSVFSRRFYCGPSFYATSSCVLGLSYLKSVFNPIVYCWRIKKFREACLELLPPTFQILPKVPERIRRRIQPSTVYACTENQSAV